The Schizosaccharomyces pombe strain 972h- genome assembly, chromosome: I genome contains a region encoding:
- the eti1 gene encoding protein eti1 yields the protein MSFYKEKSINETNLGSFVDESNELFFSALSESSMNHGTPDDSILLDLVSRSDNKDLYQDSLDVRDNFSNLSSDEIPQSSSYEQTRKPFFHHFNPFEFLEATSPLQQNGKSRDTEKPPSMKEKDLSSNSSSQHDKAFHERVDQGKNKSSTTKYQEFRTVADYREFSPGQSVNSLKPNSGDEVPSTKSSTSSEMHTQLLKDEQKKILTPAPDVPHDVYCIEPSLGRVFSFPASFVASPLLLEDCNKIASCDLPYSTFYANSQVIDKFSEYFAYVDQDPCHIRVLNANTDQSLILYTQSDVKNLHFGKNKHTKPHLLVMDALSNLYVWKILQKRSEISVSLLFTIRRANYGICDWIPNSSNMFSMIVKNSLYIVDISNIRSNNISPKVYAKDFNGLQAAKVDLPGPINSYTISSDRSVVAILVNSQIFFYSFPVSNLFSTNPSHRGNWAAIATMSLQLPSTANSISFLSSPPNNNDIIDKVICVSYANNTILGLFDFGLCAFTQEIEFSNEKEKSPIQQLLTFNNSNMIVAKRNQLLDIFIYSPSDLSNVGVLSNTAALISAVSKGKRFGDSGYINKVISNEVVDHSIVFVTLIGCDSSKLELILALSSGYFQFCIESDSKFDEGTSLEYPNSDKRILARASLTSGLKSNNTLRALSQDLKNCAKSKDDSTTQNLTESLGSVCYPSMPFFNQYVPQNPNEVRENISSVMKSRIHAKFESLHSRVELVVKNSYMKLLEQTISEAATDEISDLFKLIHSKPFLLEVGFLETGFLANDLENLTSTYRSSNRQLCDFSNRIGNINQKLEKLLMIERLETSDQSPTSSSNFEESESFAVSKKVLELVRISKNKEALICFTKDPSIEAFRSLQDVPDYSLDDCSSIHLLAFIHVLSKLIIKEEQLSFSRLQLLSRATSRLRTMTLSVFNNSGTLTPELFSSVVRIVLKNVREFVLIGNSSIQKSKHEFLITTLQALLREVDIFLNT from the coding sequence ATGTCattttataaagaaaaatcaattaatgaaacaaatCTCGGATCGTTCGTTGACGAAAGTAatgaactttttttttcggcATTATCGGAATCCTCAATGAACCATGGAACTCCTGATGATAGCATTCTACTTGACTTAGTAAGTCGTTCAGACAATAAAGATTTATATCAAGATTCTCTCGATGTTCGagataatttttcaaacttATCTAGTGATGAAATTCCCCAAAGCAGTTCCTATGAACAAACTCGCAAGCCATTCTTTCATCATTTTAACCCGTTCGAGTTTTTAGAAGCCACAAGTCCATTGCAACAAAATGGCAAATCTAGAGATACGGAGAAGCCTCCTtcaatgaaagaaaaggattTGTCTTCAAATAGCAGTTCGCAGCATGATAAAGCCTTTCATGAAAGGGTTGACCAGgggaaaaataaatcgtCAACCACTAAATATCAAGAATTTCGAACTGTCGCTGATTATCGAGAATTTTCTCCTGGACAATCAGTCAATTCATTGAAGCCAAATTCTGGTGATGAAGTTCCATCAACCAAATCCTCAACGTCTTCTGAAATGCATACTCAACTATTGAAGGAtgagcaaaagaaaattttaacacCCGCACCTGATGTGCCTCATGATGTTTACTGTATTGAACCCTCTTTGGGTCgagttttttcttttccgGCTTCATTCGTTGCATCTCCTTTGCTTTTAGAAGATTGCAATAAAATAGCATCTTGTGATCTTCCTTATAGTACATTTTATGCTAACTCACAAGttattgataaattttctGAATATTTTGCATACGTGGATCAGGATCCTTGCCATATTCGCGTACTGAACGCCAATACCGATCAATCGCTCATACTTTATACGCAATCTGATGTTAAAAATCTACATTTTGGCAAAAATAAGCATACAAAGCCCCATCTTTTGGTAATGGACGCTCTCTCTAATCTGTATGTTTGGAAAATTTTACAGAAGCGATCTGAAATTTCAGTTTCACTTTTGTTTACCATCCGTCGTGCCAATTATGGTATTTGTGATTGGATTCctaattcttcaaatatGTTTTCTATGATTGTAAAGAATTCTTTATATATTGTGGATATATCAAATATTCGTTCCAATAATATTAGCCCTAAAGTTTATGCAAAAGATTTTAATGGATTACAAGCTGCCAAGGTTGATTTACCTGGGCCGATTAACTCATACACCATCTCTTCTGACCGTTCTGTTGTTGCAATATTAGTGAattctcaaatttttttctattcatTTCCAgtttctaatttattttctactAATCCTTCACACCGAGGTAACTGGGCGGCTATCGCGACAATGAGCCTTCAGCTTCCGAGTACAGCAAAttctatttcttttctttcatctCCACCGAACAATAATGATATCATTGATAAAGTTATTTGTGTCTCCTATGCTAATAATACTATATTAggtttatttgattttgggTTATGTGCTTTTACTCAAGAAATTGAGttttcaaatgaaaaagagaaatcaCCTATTCAGCAATTACTTACTTTCAATAATTCAAACATGATTGTTGCAAAAAGGAATCAGCTTTTGGatatctttatttattcacCTTCTGATTTATCCAATGTGGGTGTATTATCTAACACTGCAGCTTTGATCTCTGCTGTTTCCAAAGGCAAGCGTTTTGGAGATTCTGGTTATATTAATAAAGTAATATCGAATGAGGTGGTGGATCATAGCATTGTTTTTGTCACCTTAATTGGCTGTGATAGTTCCAAACTTGAACTAATTTTGGCACTAAGTTCTGGATATTTTCAGTTCTGCATAGAAAGCGATTCCAAATTTGACGAGGGCACTTCTTTGGAATATCCTAATTCTGACAAGCGAATTTTAGCTAGGGCATCATTAACTTCGGGATTAAAGTCTAATAACACGCTAAGGGCTTTGAGtcaagatttaaaaaattgtgcAAAATCTAAGGATGATTCCACAACACAAAATCTTACAGAGTCTTTGGGATCAGTTTGTTATCCCTCCATGCCATTCTTCAATCAATACGTTCCTCAAAATCCTAATGAGGTTAGAGAAAATATCTCTTCAGTCATGAAAAGTAGAATCCACgcaaaatttgaaagctTGCATAGTCGAGTGGAATTGGTTGTTAAGAACTCTTACATGAAATTGTTGGAGCAGACTATTTCAGAAGCTGCAACCGATGAAATTTCTgatcttttcaaattgatACATTCAAAACCTTTTCTTCTTGAGGTAGGATTCCTAGAAACTGGATTTTTGGCAAACGACTTGGAAAACTTAACATCCACTTATAGAAGCAGTAATAGGCAGTTGTGCGATTTTTCAAACCGCATAGGAAACATTAACCAAAAGCTTGAAAAACTCTTAATGATTGAGCGATTAGAAACTAGCGATCAAAGTCCAACATCCTCTtctaattttgaagaatctGAGTCATTTGCAGTATCgaaaaaagttttggaATTGGTTCGCATTTCTAAGAATAAAGAGGCGTTAATTTGCTTCACGAAGGATCCCTCTATTGAAGCATTCCGGTCATTACAAGATGTGCCTGATTATTCACTAGATGATTGTTCTTCAATTCATCTTTTAGCATTTATTCATGTTCTTTCCAAGTTAATCATAAAAGAGGAACAGCTATCATTTTCTCGTCTTCAACTATTATCGCGAGCTACTTCACGTCTTCGGACTATGACATTATCAGTATTTAACAACAGCGGCACATTAACTCCTGAGCTGTTCTCCTCCGTTGTGCGCATTGTTCTTAAAAACGTGAGGGAATTTGTGCTAATTGGTAACTCTAGTATACAGAAGTCGAAGCacgaatttttaattacgACGCTCCAAGCACTGTTAAGAGAAGTCGATATTTTTCTCAATACATAG
- the nce101 gene encoding non-classical export protein 1 translates to MSQPYLISKWMDPLFGIFVGTYGYYLYEKEHRPRGRSLRELALRKWNKQAVSQQSMKN, encoded by the exons atgtCTCAACCctatttaatttctaa ATGGATGGATCCTTTGTTTGGAATCTTCGTCGGTACTTATGGTTATTATTTGTATGAAAAAGAGCATCGTCCCCGAGGAAGAAGCTTACGAGAACTTGCATTGCGTAAATGGAATAAACAGGCAGTTTCACAACAATCCATGAAAAACTGA
- the mrpl6 gene encoding mitochondrial 54S ribosomal protein uL6m, protein MFSIDSCLKTRPLTFRIARLGMNFTTCSAARSYVGKKEIIVPKNIQFDLEGEQLQITGPHGTLNMRFPNYLNLSKTNDILKVGMDANIEKQATKKQRAMWGTTRAILANNVKGVTMYWQSIIKLVGIGYRTSLNDGNIHLKIGYANDILVSIPTDVQVENPTPTSLVLRGIDRQKVTQFAAKIRSFKKPEPYKGKGIYVDGEKPQLKAKRSIS, encoded by the coding sequence atgttTTCTATTGATAGTTGCTTGAAAACAAGGCCCTTAACTTTTCGAATTGCTCGTCTTGGTATGAACTTCACGACATGTTCAGCTGCTAGATCATACgttggaaaaaaagaaatcattgtTCCAAAAAATATCCAGTTTGATTTGGAGGGGGAACAACTACAGATTACTGGACCTCATGGAACACTTAACATGAGATTTCCAAATTATCTCAATCTCTCGAAAACTAATGACATCCTAAAAGTAGGAATGGATGCCAATATAGAAAAGCAAGCTACTAAAAAGCAACGTGCAATGTGGGGCACTACTAGGGCTATCCTAGCTAATAATGTAAAGGGAGTAACTATGTACTGGCAATCTATTATCAAATTGGTTGGTATCGGGTATCGGACTTCTCTAAACGATggaaatattcatttaaaaataggTTATGCAAACGACATTTTGGTCTCTATCCCTACTGATGTACAAGTTGAGAATCCAACGCCAACCAGCTTGGTACTTCGTGGAATTGATCGACAAAAAGTCACACAGTTTGCAGCAAAAATTCGATCGTTTAAAAAGCCCGAGCCGTATAAAGGGAAGGGGATTTATGTTGATGGGGAAAAACCGCAGTTAAAAGCTAAACGGAGCATATCATGA
- the cpn1 gene encoding caprin → MPSQGNNKNSENITQNPIEGELGSVIVEHLTKRIRNFTKKKQKILKLEEIAASDSNSLNDDQRKALQGKDAVLTTLNELKELLSQIDATRIRDEKHKRQFEATENAKRKEEIEAQYREGYDTAQKQVSSLVRFLRFASHNCVHPSDDAPFNSAVEKLLVIVYEGTEKSEKAVADLNDSSTDVVPESEVSFQTISSRVDNFFAAPLPSEQAEELIEDDYAEQPEQAVGQPIEQQSISDDEARQTNRPLNRGIQFLNESEIEGQHVEEPALPSETSVPANSTLQVPTENVEVDVLGKDGTNIYPTQNQVVEQKQMQQKLDSMSPEWYQAADPSNGVVDGTPKLNSNTRGSSKRPSVNRSQGSGQRGRGGRGFYRGGRGRGGFFNRSKRGQYSNSNNSTSQPSPNAELSNFNPVA, encoded by the exons aTGCCAAGCCAGGgaaacaataaaaatagtGAAAACATCACCCAAAACCCTATAGAGGGAGAACTCGGAAGCGTTATTGTGGAGCATTTAACCAAGCGCATTCGTAACTTTACGAAAAAGAAG CAAAAAATTCTAAAGCTTGAAGAAATAGCTGCTAGCGATTCCAATTCTCTCAATGATGATCAACGAAAAGCATTACAAGGTAAAGATGCTGTATTGACGACATTGAATGAGTTGAAGGAGTTGTTAAGCCAAATAGATGCTACAAGGATCCGTGATGAAAAACACAAGCGTCAGTTTGAGGCGACCGAAAATGCTAAAAGGAAAGAAGAGATTGAAGCACAATACCGCGAAGGATATGACACCGCTCAAAAGCAAGTCTCAAGTTTGGTCCGTTTTCTACGATTTGCAAGCCATAATTGTGTTCATCCTTCAGATGATGCGCCTTTCAATTCAGCTGTTGAAAAGTTATTGGTGATTGTGTATGAGGGTACCGAGAAATCTGAAAAAGCTGTTGCTGATTTGAACGACTCGTCAACAGACGTTGTACCTGAAAGTGAAGTGTCCTTTCAGACGATTTCATCTAGAgttgataattttttcgCTGCTCCTTTGCCTAGTGAACAGGCTGAGGAACTTATCGAAGATGATTATGCGGAGCAACCAGAGCAAGCAGTTGGTCAACCCATTGAGCAACAGAGTATTAGTGATGACGAAGCCCGTCAAACTAATCGACCACTTAACCGTGGCATTCAGTTTTTAAATGAGAGCGAAATTGAAGGACAGCATGTTGAGGAACCCGCTCTCCCCAGTGAAACATCTGTTCCTGCTAATTCTACTCTTCAGGTTCCTACTGAAAATGTTGAAGTAGATGTTTTGGGCAAAGATGGGACCAATATTTATCCCACGCAAAATCAAGTTGTtgaacaaaaacaaatgcaGCAAAAATTGGATTCAATGTCACCAGAATGGTATCAAGCAGCTGATCCTAGCAATGGAGTCGTAGATGGAACACCCAAATTAAATTCCAATACCAGAGGATCTTCAAAACGCCCTTCTGTCAACCGTTCCCAAGGAAGTGGTCAACGTGGTCGAGGTGGACGAGGATTTTATCGCGGAGG